One Antennarius striatus isolate MH-2024 chromosome 9, ASM4005453v1, whole genome shotgun sequence genomic window, CTGGGGAACAGCGCTCTCTTCCTGCTGAGTGCAGTTGCTCTGCAGGCACTGAGTAGAGTTGTTCTACAGGACAGACGTCTGGCTCTGCTGTCCAGCCTGCTGTACTGCATCACACCTGCCAATGTATTCATGACTGCTGGATACTCAGAAAGCCTGTTTGCTGCTCTCACATTTGGTGGTCTGTTCCTACTGGAGAAAGGCTTCACCTTGAGAGCCTGCCTGGCCCTCAGTATAGCCACTGCAGCACGTTCCAACGGACTAGTCAACATCGGGTTTCTGCTGTATCTTCCATCACTGCATGCAATTTCCCAGATTCGTGTATATCGAGCAACGACAAAAGGTCATCGTAAAGTCTTCTGCTACATCTGGGTGATTATCCGAgtcctcctcacctccttctTTGGAACTGCAATTATAGCCCTTCCCTTTTGTGCTTTCCAGTACTATGGTTACAGGACATTTTGCACCCCATCCATCTCCTTGGATCGTGTCCCCGCTGCTCTCCTGTCACTGGCTGAAACGAAGGGCTACCGTGTTCCAGATGAAAATGGTCCACCACCCCTCTGGTGCATGAGACCCCTCCCCCTGCTTTATTCTCATATCCAGGATGTTTATTGGGATGTAGGCTTCCTACGATACTTTGAGTTGAAGCAGATACCAAACTTTATTCTGGCTCTACCTATGGCTACTCTCGGTATAATGGCAGCTTATGCATACTTTCAAGCAAATCGAGAACTATGTCTTAGACTTGGACTTTGGGAAACAAGTGAAAATCAAGGACTTGACAAGCCTACTCCAGGTATGTTCAACTCCAAagtgtttgtgtatgttgtaCATTCAACAGCACTTCTGGTCTTCGGAACATTGTGCATGCATGTACAGGtaagtaaattatttaaattgccTAATTTCCAGGGGAGAAGCTGTTAATTTGCTCTGATTCCTGTTTGTAATCTACACGTATAGGTTCTAACCAGATTCATggcctcctcatcacctgtgcCCTACTGGATAAGTGCACATCTGCTCCTCCTCAATGAACCACTTCTTCATCGAAGAAAAACGTCAAACCCCAGCATACAGCTGCAGACGCATTCCAGAAATGGATTCAAGCACCCACCTCAAAACCCCAtcactgctctgctgccacaCTTCACAGCCTGTTCTCCAATCACGCAAAGCATACTAGGATATTTTCTCTCATACTGGGTGCTCGGCCTTGTACTTCATTGCAACTTCTTCCCGTGGACATGACTTAAAACTTACCTCCTTTCTCTATTTCTAAAGTTATTGTTTATCTATTTTATAAATTCTTCACTTGAATGCATCATTTTGACACAATCATGAGAAAACAACTGTTCTAATTATTGCATACAACTTGACCTAAATTAAAGttgcaaatgtttttatttaagaaATTTGATTTTGCACAATTTTGTTAGATGTGCATGGAACAGTTTTATACTAAACTCACAATGTACCTAAATCTTTCATGCACATTGTTGGGTTGTAAATTTTGGGAACATGGTCGTGCTTGGAAAAGGCatgcttttgtttctttctgcagcagaatattttattgaccttgtTTAATACCGCCCTGCATGtttggaaaacttttttttttaatgtgtgtgaataaaaaataaaataaaatattaattaaataatat contains:
- the pigv gene encoding palmitoyltransferase ZDHHC18-A isoform X1, with product MDVTAVLQFATITRGLSLFLQAVLNAVIPDHDADAFRPPRTRESLYLDSTVEWLFGGLSRWDAEHFLFIAEGGYLYEHNFAFFPLFPVIIRGLAETLLWPLSSWLSVRGRLLLAVALGNSALFLLSAVALQALSRVVLQDRRLALLSSLLYCITPANVFMTAGYSESLFAALTFGGLFLLEKGFTLRACLALSIATAARSNGLVNIGFLLYLPSLHAISQIRVYRATTKGHRKVFCYIWVIIRVLLTSFFGTAIIALPFCAFQYYGYRTFCTPSISLDRVPAALLSLAETKGYRVPDENGPPPLWCMRPLPLLYSHIQDVYWDVGFLRYFELKQIPNFILALPMATLGIMAAYAYFQANRELCLRLGLWETSENQGLDKPTPGMFNSKVFVYVVHSTALLVFGTLCMHVQVLTRFMASSSPVPYWISAHLLLLNEPLLHRRKTSNPSIQLQTHSRNGFKHPPQNPITALLPHFTACSPITQSILGYFLSYWVLGLVLHCNFFPWT
- the pigv gene encoding palmitoyltransferase ZDHHC18-A isoform X2 yields the protein MDVTAVLQFATITRGLSLFLQAVLNAVIPDHDADAFRPPRTRESLYLDSTVEWLFGGLSRWDAEHFLFIAEGGYLYEHNFAFFPLFPVIIRGLAETLLWPLSSWLSVRGRLLLAVALGNSALFLLSAVALQALSRVVLQDRRLALLSSLLYCITPANVFMTAGYSESLFAALTFGGLFLLEKGFTLRACLALSIATAARSNGLVNIGFLLYLPSLHAISQIRVYRATTKGHRKVFCYIWYYGYRTFCTPSISLDRVPAALLSLAETKGYRVPDENGPPPLWCMRPLPLLYSHIQDVYWDVGFLRYFELKQIPNFILALPMATLGIMAAYAYFQANRELCLRLGLWETSENQGLDKPTPGMFNSKVFVYVVHSTALLVFGTLCMHVQVLTRFMASSSPVPYWISAHLLLLNEPLLHRRKTSNPSIQLQTHSRNGFKHPPQNPITALLPHFTACSPITQSILGYFLSYWVLGLVLHCNFFPWT
- the pigv gene encoding palmitoyltransferase ZDHHC18-A isoform X3, which codes for MDVTAVLQFATITRGLSLFLQAVLNAVIPDHDADAFRPPRTRESLYLDSTVEWLFGGLSRWDAEHFLFIAEGGYLYEHNFAFFPLFPVIIRGLAETLLWPLSSWLSVRGRLLLAVALGNSALFLLSAVALQALSRVVLQDRRLALLSSLLYCITPANVFMTAGYSESLFAALTFGGLFLLEKGFTLRACLALSIATAARSNGLVNIGFLLYLPSLHAISQIRVYRATTKGHRKVFCYIWVIIRVLLTSFFGTAIIALPFCAFQYYGYRTFCTPSISLDRVPAALLSLAETKGYRVPDENGPPPLWCMRPLPLLYSHIQDVYWDVGFLRYFELKQIPNFILALPMATLGIMAAYAYFQANRELCLRLGLWETSENQGLDKPTPGSNQIHGLLITCALLDKCTSAPPQ